A portion of the Manihot esculenta cultivar AM560-2 chromosome 2, M.esculenta_v8, whole genome shotgun sequence genome contains these proteins:
- the LOC110609837 gene encoding probable WRKY transcription factor 26, translating to MTSSSGSLDTSANSHPLGFSFSTHSFMTTSFSDLLASGADDEPVNTKTQNHRRGLSDRIAERTGSGVPKFKSIPPPSLPLSPPAVSPSSYFAIPPGLSPTELLDSPVLLNTSNILPSPTTGTFPALPAIWKTNSDRNQQNVKQEDPNYYDFSFQPQTRPSTNSSTMFQSSNTTIQSAQQQGWSFQESVKQDDLAMGKNVRSFSPEIAAIQTLREQQQNQSVRDQKRSEDGYNWRKYGQKQVKGSENPRSYYKCTYPNCLTKKKVERSLDGQITEIVYKGTHNHPKPQSTRRSSSSFSSASNQAMIASNLASSEMQAQSLITHGSRQMDSVPTPENSSISMEDDDFDSQKSRSRSDELDEDEPVAKRWKAEGENEGISAPGSRTVREPRVVVQTTSDIDILDDGYRWRKYGQKVVKGNPNPRSYYKCTSPGCPVRKHVERASHDLRAVITTYEGKHNHDIPAARGSNSVNRPLPENYNGRSNSNNNAAAMATRPSSVNHPQAPFSLEMFQNPENFAFSGFGDPVGSYTNQSLSEHVFSRAKEEPRDDIFLESLLC from the exons ATGACTTCTTCTTCGGGGAGCTTAGACACATCTGCAAATTCCCATCCATTGGGTTTCAGTTTCTCTACACATTCCTTCATGACCACCTCCTTCTCTGACCTTCTTGCATCCGGTGCCGATGATGAACCTGTTAATACAAAGACTCAGAATCATCGGCGTGGGCTTTCGGATCGAATTGCTGAGAGAACAGGGTCAGGTGTGCCTAAGTTCAAGTCTATTCCGCCTCCTTCTTTGCCCCTCTCTCCTCCTGCtgtttctccttcttcttaCTTTGCTATTCCTCCTGGTTTAAGCCCCACTGAGCTTCTGGATTCTCCAGTATTGTTGAACACTTCCAAC ATTTTGCCATCTCCAACTACTGGGACATTCCCAGCTCTGCCTGCAATCTGGAAGACAAATTCTGATAGAAACCAGCAAAATGTCAAGCAGGAAGACCCAAATTATTATGATTTCTCTTTCCAACCACAGACAAGGCCTTCCACAAACTCATCTACGATGTTTCAATCTTCAAACACTACAATTCAATCT GCACAGCAACAAGGGTGGAGTTTTCAAGAATCTGTCAAGCAAGATGATTTGGCCATGGGGAAGAATGTTCGGAGCTTCTCCCCAGAGATTGCTGCGATCCAAACCCTCAGAGAACAGCAGCAAAATCAGTCGGTGAGAGACCAGAAAAGATCAGAAGACGGATACAATTGGAGAAAATATGGACAAAAACAAGTTAAAGGAAGTGAAAATCCAAGAAGTTATTACAAGTGCACGTACCCCAATTGCCTAACAAAGAAGAAAGTAGAGAGATCTTTGGATGGACAAATAACTGAGATAGTTTACAAAGGAACCCACAATCATCCTAAGCCTCAATCTACCAGGAGATCATCTTCTTCATTCTCATCAGCTTCCAATCAGGCAATGATAGCTTCTAATCTTGCATCAAGTGAGATGCAAGCTCAGTCACTTATCACCCATGGCAGTAGACAAATGGACTCTGTTCCAACCCCTGAGAACTCTTCAATATCAATGGAGGATGATGATTTTGATTCACAGAAGAGTAGATCCAGGAGTGATGAATTGGATGAAGATGAACCAGTGGCCAAAAGATG GAAAGCAGAAGGTGAAAATGAAGGAATTTCAGCACCTGGAAGTAGAACAGTGAGAGAACCTAGAGTTGTGGTTCAAACCACAAGTGATATTGACATTCTTGATGATGGATATAGATGGAGGAAATATGGACAGAAAGTGGTCAAGGGAAATCCAAATCCTAG GAGCTACTACAAGTGTACAAGTCCAGGATGTCCTGTAAGAAAACATGTTGAAAGAGCATCACATGATCTCAGGGCAGTGATCACAACTTATGAAGGGAAACACAACCATGACATTCCTGCTGCTCGCGGCAGCAACTCTGTGAATAGGCCATTGCCTGAGAACTACAATGGCAGAAGCAACAGCAACAACAATGCAGCAGCTATGGCCACAAGGCCATCGTCTGTGAACCATCCCCAAGCACCATTTTCATTAGAGATGTTTCAGAATCCAGAAAATTTTGCATTCTCAGGATTTGGTGATCCTGTGGGTTCTTACACTAATCAATCATTGTCAGAGCATGTTTTTTCCAGAGCCAAGGAAGAACCAAGGGATGACATTTTCCTGGAATCATTGCTGTGCTGA
- the LOC110608422 gene encoding protein DETOXIFICATION 54: MADKDPDFPSQKLPSASQVLEELKELWGMALPITAAHLMAFFRAVVSVMFLGRLGSLELAGGALSIGFTNITGYSVLVGLASGLEPVCSQAYGSKNWDLLSLSLQRMILILFIAIIPISLLWLNLESIMNFMGQDRDITAMAATYCIYSLPDLLTNTLLQPLRVFLRSQKVTKPIMYCSLLAVIFHVPLNYILVVVMGLGVPGVAMASVVTNMNMVALMVGYVWWVSGRWEMKWSGRIGGVCGGVGPLLKLAVPSCLGICLEWWWYEIVIVMAGYLPNPTLAVAATGILIQTTSMMYTVPMALAGCVSARVGNELGAGKPYKAKLAAMVALLCAFVIGIINVTWTVILRERWAGLFTKDSLVKGLVASVLPIIGLCELGNCPQTTGCGILRGTARPAIGARINLGSFYFVGTPVAVGLAFWLNIGFAGLWFGLLSAQVACAMSILYVLLIRTDWEHEAMKSRKLTSIEMSPSNGVRGNEHEKEEEEDDDESRRLLVNGNGNIP, encoded by the exons ATGGCGGATAAAGACCCAGATTTCCCTTCTCAGAAACTCCCCTCTGCCTCTCAG GTTCTTGAAGAGCTAAAAGAGCTATGGGGGATGGCTTTGCCAATAACAGCAGCTCATTTAATGGCCTTTTTTAGAGCAGTGGTCTCAGTCATGTTCTTGGGCAGGCTAGGTAGTCTAGAGCTAGCCGGTGGTGCACTATCTATTGGGTTCACCAACATCACTGGCTACTCGGTTCTCGTGGGCTTAGCCTCTGGACTTGAGCCAGTATGCAGCCAAGCTTATGGCAGCAAGAACTGGGACCTATTATCCCTCTCTCTTCAACGCATGATCTTAATCCTCTTCATAGCAATCATACCCATCAGCCTCTTATGGCTTAATCTTGAATCCATCATGAACTTCATGGGTCAAGATCGAGACATCACAGCAATGGCAGCAACATACTGTATTTACTCTCTCCCTGATCTTTTAACAAACACGTTGCTGCAACCTTTGAGGGTATTCCTAAGATCACAGAAGGTGACAAAACCCATAATGTATTGTTCTCTTCTGGCTGTTATATTCCACGTGCCACTGAACTACATACTTGTGGTGGTGATGGGATTGGGGGTCCCTGGGGTGGCAATGGCATCAGTGGTGACTAACATGAACATGGTGGCTTTGATGGTGGGATATGTGTGGTGGGTAAGTGGACGGTGGGAGATGAAATGGTCAGGTAGAATTGGAGGAGTGTGTGGTGGGGTGGGTCCATTGTTGAAGTTGGCAGTACCTAGTTGTTTAGGGATCTGCTTGGAGTGGTGGTGGTATGAGATAGTGATTGTAATGGCTGGGTACTTGCCTAATCCCACTCTGGCTGTGGCGGCCACTGGGATTCTCATTCAGACCACTAGCATGATGTACACTGTGCCTATGGCCCTTGCTGGTTGTGTCTCTGCTCGG GTGGGCAATGAGCTTGGAGCTGGTAAGCCATACAAAGCCAAGTTGGCTGCTATGGTTGCATTGTTGTGTGCTTTTGTGATTGGTATCATCAATGTCACTTGGACAGTCATCCTTAGAGAGAGATGGGCTGGTTTGTTCACTAAAGATAGTCTTGTTAAAGGTCTTGTAGCCTCAGTTTTGCCTATAATAGGCCTTTGTGAGCTTGGCAACTGCCCTCAAACAACTGGTTGTGGTATCCTACGTGGCACGGCACGACCTGCGATTGGAGCCCGTATCAACTTAGGCTCATTTTACTTTGTGGGTACCCCGGTCGCGGTGGGCCTGGCCTTTTGGCTCAATATAGGGTTTGCTGGGCTGTGGTTTGGGCTACTTTCGGCCCAGGTGGCTTGTGCTATGTCTATTCTCTATGTTTTGTTGATTCGGACGGATTGGGAACACGAGGCTATGAAGTCTAGGAAGCTGACCAGCATTGAAATGAGTCCAAGCAATGGTGTTAGAGGTAATGAACacgagaaagaagaagaagaagatgatgatgaaagtagAAGGTTGTTGGTTAATGGAAATGGTAACATACCATAG